CTTATTTGATCCTGATCAACTTGCCTGATACAAAACATTCGTGTTTCACCTCTCCATCGACACATACGTCGACAtggtaccacagtttctatagaaactaaacTCTTCATTAGTCATCAATCTTGGACAACCATCCCTGAGAGGTTCATCTTACATTTATATCGTTGCCTTATTTCTTCCGTAAACCATACCCTAATCCTCAAACAAATGTGAGTCATGATAATCCCCATGAAAGTGGATTCCAGATTTTTAAAAGTTCTTTCCTTCATCAAAAAAAGCGATCATCGAGGACTCTAGCACCTGTGATGTACAAAAAATAACATCTGGGGATACCTACTTTGGTCTTCAGTTGAATTCCCCTGCGTGTCTTCGTTCAAGGTTGAGGAAAGTGCTGAATTTGCAGGTATTCTTATTCCTGCATTCTGACCAGAATTCCAGCTGTAAACGAGATTAATTATACACACTACCACGGTAGCCACAAAAACAGTAAAACAACAGAGAGCTTCGTTGCTAATTCCTTCTATAATATTTGCGTTAGTCATTTTCACTGCTTTTTTCGTTCCAAGACACCCAAGATCTCAATAAAGGTTGTTCTTACTGGAACTGAAAAAACAATGTGCAGTTTTCTCTGCAAAGAAACACTTAGGTTAATTTACATGCAGCGTATCCTGTTTAATCTAACTTCAGCTGACTATTTACCTTGGGCTCAAGGGGAGTAACTAGGAATTTTGGAATTTTGTTGGGCTCTCCGGGTTTCACATCTGAGATATATAGAGAAAGCATTGTTAAGGTAGGCTAATATCTGTTTGTTTTCTACTCTGTAGCATCAGCTGGAATTGTTCATCAAAActaaatttgcttttgctgaGCTGTCTCCTTAAGACCTCAAGTTGAATCGTAAGTTTTAAACAGTTTCAACTGATCAGGCAAAAGTACCGGAAGGAGGGAGGCTGTTATCATATATTGAAGCATGTTTATGCCGCGGTAGAAGGGTAACCCCGGCTCTATGACCCCAACAACCAAGGCTCTTCAAAGTTTTTGCTAGAAGAAACCACGTTGAAGATTTAAGCTGAGCGTAAATTGCATCAGTTAATTAATCTCGTCCAGCTTTGTTGTCAATTTGCACTTGTCAATCAGCTCACCTAAGAAATTgcccttgattttgattggctagggtggccTAGAGTTTATTGACCTgtctgattacaaacatttgtaattggaCAGGTCAAATTGGACAGTTTGGACCAGAAACagccaataggccttttgcaactagcgatcacgtggtacaaaatccgccatgctggagggcaagctcattatttatattcccgcactgggacattaaaacaaagagaactgaaccagtgaagcttgacttgtcTTTgctttgatgtcccagtgcgggaataacaatgagcttgccctccagcatggcggattttgtaccatgtgatcgttagttgcaaaaggcctattaatGCATAAATAAgtgctgttaacaaccaatatGTTCAAGCATTTTATCTTTGGCACAATTATAGGTGTAATATCATGAACGTGGAACATGAAGTGAAGTTACTCgttgaagaaatcaagagactTGGGTCACCTAATGCTGATGGACAGGTGTCAGTCAAATTTGGAGTTTTATTCAGTGATGATCGCTGTGCAAATATATTTGAAGGTAACAAAGTTTCTGagaaatttttaaatattacactCTTTGCCCCTGAGAGTTTATTTACAAAATGTTCAGTTCTCAAATGTCTTGAGCTTCCACCAAACTGGACAGTGGCAAAATAACAACCTTCTAGTTGTTGGTGATGTTTAATGTCTAGATCtttcataataacaataattattgtcactttgaaagagatttcttaaaacataaaactgtaaaaacgaaTGATAAAATCCCATTTTTCGGAGTAGTCATAACTTaattatcaaggaaaatataaataagatcatgcaaatcacagcaTTTAAAGCGATTTTGGCACGAAGAATTAACGTAAGAGGATGGCAAgattgtaaaaataaaaaaaaaattataatttaaatACTTTTGCATGAGTGGAGTCTGATTGCATGTTCAGAATTCGCTTTGATactcttataaaaagcattttgtACACTatgcagtcaaatttgtttctgtATTTGTTAAGCACTTTGAACAATCTAAGCCCTCTTATGTTAATTGCTTTAAAAAtgctgtgatttgcatgatcttaTATTTACCTTGACAATCGAGTTATGACTACTCTGCAATGTTggatttatgaccaaaatctgccattttccctaccctattaaaatttttggtcaggtcataaattttatgacctgaccaaaaatttgataccctatttatgatcTGACCCTTACACAGTTACCGTAAACATAATTTGTGCGGGGCTTTTATTGCTGGTCTTATCTAGCATGCGTAGCAGGTGTTAAACAGGGACAGGAAGGCAAAGTG
The nucleotide sequence above comes from Acropora muricata isolate sample 2 chromosome 12, ASM3666990v1, whole genome shotgun sequence. Encoded proteins:
- the LOC136891924 gene encoding costars family protein ABRACL, with protein sequence MNVEHEVKLLVEEIKRLGSPNADGQVSVKFGVLFSDDRCANIFEALVGTLKAAKRKKIVSYNGELLLQGVHDNVDIVLLKDE